The following proteins come from a genomic window of Mauremys mutica isolate MM-2020 ecotype Southern chromosome 7, ASM2049712v1, whole genome shotgun sequence:
- the SLC25A28 gene encoding mitoferrin-2 isoform X1, with protein MELGAGAGTGAGPGGGTEPGRILLLLLGGGHGWARRGGAEAEPGPGGSEAARRPEPGSDPDYEALPQGAAVSTHMLAGAVAGVLEHCVMYPIDCVKTRMQSLQPEPAARYRNVLEALWRIVQTEGFWRPMRGMNITATGAGPAHALYFACYEKLKKTLSDVIHAGGNSHVANGAAGCVATLLHDAAMNPVEVIKQRMQMYNSPYQRVTDCVRAVWRNEGARAFYRSYTTQLTMNIPFQAIHFMTYEFLQEQLNPQRQYNPGSHVVSGACAGAVAAAATTPLDVCKTLLNTQESLALNSNISGHITGMANAFRTVYRVGGVTAYFRGVQARVIYQMPSTAIAWSVYEFFKYILTKRQEERRAGK; from the exons ATGGAGCTAGGGGCGGGCGCGGGGACGGGCGCGGGCCCCGGGGGCGGGACGGAGCCGGGCcgcatcctgctgctgctgctgggcggggGCCACGGCTGGgcccggcggggcggggcggaggcCGAGCCCGGGCCCGGGGGCTCCGAGGCGGCGCGGAGGCCGGAGCCCGGCTCCGACCCTGACTACGAGGCGCTGCCGCAGGGCGCCGCCGTCTCCACCCACATGCTGGCCGGGGCCGTGGCGGGGGTGCTGGAGCACTGCGTGATGTACCCCATCGACTGCGTCAAG ACGCGGATGCAGAGTTTGCAGCCGGAGCCTGCTGCCCGCTATCGGAACGTGCTTGAGGCCCTGTGGCGGATCGTCCAGACAGAGGGTTTCTGGAGGCCGATGCGGGGCATGAACATCACGGCCACTGGGGCTGGCCCTGCCCACGCCTTGTATTTCGCCTGCTATGAAAAGTTAAAAAAGACATTGAGTGATGTTATCCATGCTGGGGGCAATAGCCATGTGGCCAATG GTGCAGCGGGGTGTGTAGCAACATTGCTCCATGATGCAGCTATGAACCCTGTGGAAG TGATCAAGCAGAGGATGCAGATGTACAACTCACCGTACCAGCGGGTGACAGACTGTGTGCGGGCCGTATGGCGCAACGAaggggccagggccttctaccgCAGCTATACCACCCAGCTCACCATGAACATCCCCTTCCAAGCCATCCACTTCATGACTTACGagtttctgcaagagcagctCAACCCCCAAAGACAGTATAACCCTGGCTCCCATGTGGTCTCGGGGGCCTGCGCGggtgctgtggctgctgctgctaccacgCCATTGGACGTTTGCAAAACACTGCTCAACACCCAGGAGTCCCTGGCCTTGAACTCCAACATCAGTGGACATATCACAGGCATGGCCAATGCCTTCAGGACGGTGTACCGAGTGGGCGGTGTGACCGCCTACTTCCGTGGGGTCCAGGCCCGGGTCATTTACCAGATGCCCTCCACAGCCATTGCTTGGTCCGTGTACGAGTTTTTCAAATACATCCTCACCAAGCGCCAGGAGGAGCGCCGGGCTGGGAAGTGA
- the SLC25A28 gene encoding mitoferrin-2 isoform X2 yields MKSAAGCVATLLHDAAMNPVEVIKQRMQMYNSPYQRVTDCVRAVWRNEGARAFYRSYTTQLTMNIPFQAIHFMTYEFLQEQLNPQRQYNPGSHVVSGACAGAVAAAATTPLDVCKTLLNTQESLALNSNISGHITGMANAFRTVYRVGGVTAYFRGVQARVIYQMPSTAIAWSVYEFFKYILTKRQEERRAGK; encoded by the exons ATGAAAA GTGCAGCGGGGTGTGTAGCAACATTGCTCCATGATGCAGCTATGAACCCTGTGGAAG TGATCAAGCAGAGGATGCAGATGTACAACTCACCGTACCAGCGGGTGACAGACTGTGTGCGGGCCGTATGGCGCAACGAaggggccagggccttctaccgCAGCTATACCACCCAGCTCACCATGAACATCCCCTTCCAAGCCATCCACTTCATGACTTACGagtttctgcaagagcagctCAACCCCCAAAGACAGTATAACCCTGGCTCCCATGTGGTCTCGGGGGCCTGCGCGggtgctgtggctgctgctgctaccacgCCATTGGACGTTTGCAAAACACTGCTCAACACCCAGGAGTCCCTGGCCTTGAACTCCAACATCAGTGGACATATCACAGGCATGGCCAATGCCTTCAGGACGGTGTACCGAGTGGGCGGTGTGACCGCCTACTTCCGTGGGGTCCAGGCCCGGGTCATTTACCAGATGCCCTCCACAGCCATTGCTTGGTCCGTGTACGAGTTTTTCAAATACATCCTCACCAAGCGCCAGGAGGAGCGCCGGGCTGGGAAGTGA
- the SLC25A28 gene encoding mitoferrin-2 isoform X3, protein MNPVEVIKQRMQMYNSPYQRVTDCVRAVWRNEGARAFYRSYTTQLTMNIPFQAIHFMTYEFLQEQLNPQRQYNPGSHVVSGACAGAVAAAATTPLDVCKTLLNTQESLALNSNISGHITGMANAFRTVYRVGGVTAYFRGVQARVIYQMPSTAIAWSVYEFFKYILTKRQEERRAGK, encoded by the exons ATGAACCCTGTGGAAG TGATCAAGCAGAGGATGCAGATGTACAACTCACCGTACCAGCGGGTGACAGACTGTGTGCGGGCCGTATGGCGCAACGAaggggccagggccttctaccgCAGCTATACCACCCAGCTCACCATGAACATCCCCTTCCAAGCCATCCACTTCATGACTTACGagtttctgcaagagcagctCAACCCCCAAAGACAGTATAACCCTGGCTCCCATGTGGTCTCGGGGGCCTGCGCGggtgctgtggctgctgctgctaccacgCCATTGGACGTTTGCAAAACACTGCTCAACACCCAGGAGTCCCTGGCCTTGAACTCCAACATCAGTGGACATATCACAGGCATGGCCAATGCCTTCAGGACGGTGTACCGAGTGGGCGGTGTGACCGCCTACTTCCGTGGGGTCCAGGCCCGGGTCATTTACCAGATGCCCTCCACAGCCATTGCTTGGTCCGTGTACGAGTTTTTCAAATACATCCTCACCAAGCGCCAGGAGGAGCGCCGGGCTGGGAAGTGA